DNA from Oryzisolibacter sp. LB2S:
CGCGCCCGTTTCGCACCACCGACCACGAGCCCGAGATCGTCTACGTCTACCCCACCACGGCCAACCTGCCCTGGGGCTGGCGCTGGCGCTACAGCGGCCTGGGCCTGGTGCACCAGTCCAATGGCCAGAGCCTGCCGCTGTCGCGCAGCTGGAACCGCGTCTACCTGATGACCGGCATCGAGCAGGGCGACCGCTGGCGCCTCTCGGGCCGCATCTGGAAGCGCATCCCCGAGGGCGCCGCCGACGACGACAACCCCGGCATCAGCGGCTACATCGGCCGCGCCGAGCTGTCCCTGGCCTGGAACCCCAACCCCGACAACACCCTGTCGCTGACGGCACGCCACTCGCTGGGCTCGGTGGCGCGCGGCTCGGTGCGCCTGGAATGGCTGCAGACCCTGGGCAGCAGCCTGCTGGGCAAACCAAGCAACCTGCGCCTGCACACGCAGCTGTTCTCGGGCTATGGCGACAGCCTGGTGGACTACAACCGCCGCCGCACCATGTTCAGCGTGGGCGTGAGCCTGGTGGACTTCTGAGCCTCCCGGCCCCGCGTGCGGGCCGGGCCCCCAAAATGCTCGACATGTCATTGGCGCGCCCCCTGGCGAGCCCGATGAGCATGCCCATGACGCCGCTGTGGGACAGGAAGTCGGTGAACAATCGCCCCCCTCGGCCCGGGCCACTTACGCCGCCCACGCTCCCTGTTGATGCGCTCGTCGGACGTCCTCCGGTGTCCGGTGACTGTTTTTCTACCCCAGGAGTTTTCTACGTGCTGACCGATCGCCAACGCGCCATTGTCCAATCCACCGTTCCCCTGCTGGAGACTGGAGGCGAGGCACTGATCAACCATTTCTACAAGACCATGCTGGGCGAGTACCCCGAGGTGCGCCCGCTCTTCAACTCCGCGCACCAGCAAAGCGGCGCCCAGCCACGCGCGCTGGCCCACAGCGTGCTGATGTACGCCAAGCACATCGACCGCCTGGAGGCCCTGGGCAACCTGCCCGCGCAGATCGTGAACAAGCATGTCGCGCTGCAGGTGCTGCCCGAGCATTACCCCATCGTGGGCACCTGTCTGCTGCGCGCGATCCGCGAGGTGCTGGGCGCCGAGGTGGCCACCGACGAGGTCATCGATGCCTGGGGTGCGGCCTACCAGCAACTGGCCGACATCCTGATCGCCGCCGAGGCGCGGGCCTATGACAGCAATGCCGCGGCCGAGGGCGGCTGGCGCGGCGAGCGCAGCTTCGTGGTCGAGAAGAAGGTGGAGGAAAGCTCCGAGATCACCTCGCTCTATCTGGTGCCCGCCGATGGCGGCGCCGTGGTGAGACACCAGCCGGGCCAATACATCGGCCTGCGGCTGTACATCGACGGCCAGGAGCAGCGCCGCAACTACTCGCTGTCGGCCCCGGCCAACGGCAAGAGCCTGCGCATCAGCGTCAAGCGCGAGCCCGGCGGGAAGGCCTCGAACTATCTGCACGACCAGGTCCATGTGGGCGACCGGCTGCAGGTCTTTCCGCCGGCCGGCCACTTCACGCTCAAGGAAGGCGACCGGCCGGTGGTGCTGATCAGCGGCGGCGTGGGCATCACCCCCACCCTGCCCATGCTGGCCGCGGCCCTGCCCAGCGAGCGTCCGGTGGTGTTCATCCACTGCGCGCGCGAGCGTGCGGTGCACGCCTTCCGCGAGCGCATCGACCAGCTCGCCGAACAGCACCCGCAGCTCACGCGCTACTACTGCTATGACCGCGCCGAATCAGGAGACGACGTGGACGCCGAGGGTTATCTCACCACACAGCGCCTGGGCGAATGGCTACCCACGTCACGCGACGCCGATGTGTACTTCCTGGGCCCGCGCCCCTTCATGCGCTCGGTCAAGCAGTCGCTCAAGGCCCTGGGCGTTCCCGACAGCCAGGTGCACTACGAGTTCTTCGGCCCCGCCGAGGCGCTGGCCTGAGCATTCAAGAAGCTCTGCGCCCCGCGGCGCCGACATCAGAGTCGATTTGGCCCCGGTTTTGCTCGGTTCTCAGCGCTTTGCGCGCGGGCCCTTCCCGCCACAATGCCGGCGAAGGAGGAGACCATGGACCTGCGTTACGAGCTCAAGGCCGGCAGCTACTGCCTGTACGACATGCGCGAGGCGCCCAGCACCGTCACGGGTGAGCGCCGCTGCAGGCTCAGGACCGAGAGCGTGGCCATTGCCTTCGACCGGCGCACGGGCCAGATGCACCAGCATGGCAGCCCCGCGCGCATCCAGTCCTGGGCGGCGCACCAGCGCCGGCGCCTGCGCGCCGCGGGCGCGCTCGAGGAGGCCAACGGCATCGTCGTCGTCTCGGGCCCGCTGCCCGTGGACGAGCTCAACAAATGCCTGTGGATCAGCGGCTACTGCGCACGCCTGTTCGCGCGCCTGGCCAGCCTGCCGCACGGCAAGCTGCAGCGCGGCGCGGAGCAATGGAGAAAAGCGGCCTGAAGGACTCCACCGCCTTCACCACCGTGGCTGCCCGCTTTCGCGGGATTGACCATTCGAGGCGTCACGCCGCCTCATCCTCGTCTTCACCCTCGTCGTCCTCATCGGGCAGCTCCTGCGGCTCGGCGTGCTTGACCACGGTGACGGGCACCGGGCTGTGGTGTACCAGGTCCTGCGACACCG
Protein-coding regions in this window:
- the hmpA gene encoding NO-inducible flavohemoprotein, whose translation is MLTDRQRAIVQSTVPLLETGGEALINHFYKTMLGEYPEVRPLFNSAHQQSGAQPRALAHSVLMYAKHIDRLEALGNLPAQIVNKHVALQVLPEHYPIVGTCLLRAIREVLGAEVATDEVIDAWGAAYQQLADILIAAEARAYDSNAAAEGGWRGERSFVVEKKVEESSEITSLYLVPADGGAVVRHQPGQYIGLRLYIDGQEQRRNYSLSAPANGKSLRISVKREPGGKASNYLHDQVHVGDRLQVFPPAGHFTLKEGDRPVVLISGGVGITPTLPMLAAALPSERPVVFIHCARERAVHAFRERIDQLAEQHPQLTRYYCYDRAESGDDVDAEGYLTTQRLGEWLPTSRDADVYFLGPRPFMRSVKQSLKALGVPDSQVHYEFFGPAEALA